In one Sphingobacterium daejeonense genomic region, the following are encoded:
- a CDS encoding sensor histidine kinase codes for MKLSKLEDQNKAQQISTYQKEILFKDKINKYYIALILAVGLLFALLLYAYRQRSKHMLQRENLHQLALEQERQNTKINMLTALLDGQEQERSRIARDLHDGLGGLLSGTKLQLSLAGEPENKDFQLKMDKGIKHLDMAVDELRRVAHNLTPDLLEKYGLLEALKDYAARMSNQELEVDVQFLHYENKLSSEQQLIIYRIIQELVNNAIKHANPSQIIIQIVEEEKQYHITVEDDGIGFDNSMIKNNKTAGLFNIQSRVDFLKGNLQVQSELGQGSSFDIFIPKSINHD; via the coding sequence TTGAAATTGTCAAAACTCGAAGATCAAAATAAAGCTCAACAAATCAGTACCTATCAAAAAGAAATCCTATTTAAGGATAAAATTAACAAATATTATATTGCGCTAATTTTAGCTGTAGGGTTATTGTTCGCATTGCTTTTATATGCCTATCGTCAAAGGTCAAAGCATATGCTTCAACGAGAAAACTTACACCAACTAGCTCTAGAACAAGAAAGACAAAACACCAAAATCAATATGCTAACGGCTCTCCTTGATGGCCAAGAACAGGAAAGATCAAGAATAGCACGTGACCTGCATGATGGTTTGGGAGGATTATTGTCCGGAACCAAGCTCCAACTCTCACTTGCAGGAGAACCGGAAAACAAAGACTTTCAACTTAAAATGGATAAAGGTATCAAACACCTCGACATGGCAGTGGACGAATTGAGACGAGTGGCCCATAACCTTACTCCTGACCTTCTTGAAAAATATGGACTCTTGGAAGCACTGAAGGACTACGCTGCTAGAATGTCAAACCAAGAACTTGAAGTGGATGTTCAGTTCCTACACTATGAAAACAAACTTAGCAGCGAACAGCAACTTATCATTTATAGAATAATACAAGAGTTGGTTAACAATGCCATAAAGCACGCAAATCCTTCCCAAATCATAATTCAAATAGTAGAAGAGGAAAAACAATACCATATCACAGTGGAAGATGATGGAATAGGCTTTGATAACAGTATGATAAAAAACAACAAAACAGCAGGACTTTTCAATATTCAATCTAGAGTGGACTTCCTTAAAGGCAACCTTCAAGTACAATCAGAATTGGGGCAAGGAAGTAGCTTTGACATATTTATCCCAAAATCAATCAACCATGATTAA
- a CDS encoding LuxR C-terminal-related transcriptional regulator, translating into MGIQEILKGNKFRCKQTQLIVDKKNSIELKSVPKLTRREKEILAVAAMGLTTNQIAEKLYLLARTQWKVHRKNLIEKFRNLQLELCY; encoded by the coding sequence TTGGGAATACAAGAAATTCTAAAAGGCAATAAATTCAGATGTAAGCAGACCCAACTGATCGTTGATAAAAAGAATTCTATCGAACTCAAAAGTGTTCCTAAACTAACTCGAAGGGAAAAAGAAATTCTAGCTGTTGCAGCAATGGGATTAACAACCAATCAGATTGCAGAAAAACTATATTTATTAGCCCGCACACAGTGGAAAGTTCATAGGAAAAATCTGATTGAAAAATTCAGGAACCTCCAACTTGAGCTCTGCTATTAA
- the glgB gene encoding 1,4-alpha-glucan branching protein GlgB, whose protein sequence is MPQPVEVHSLLSEFDVSLFKSGRHYKLYEKFGSHELLVNGVKGVYFAVWAPNAQTVSVVGNFNGWNPHSHHLHVRWDSSGIWEGFIPGIENGEVYKYHIHSNTGEHLEKSDPFALHTEVPPRTASIVATTWFAWNDSEWMYSRREHNALDRPMSVYEMHLGSWMRDPKDPDRFLSYEEIAAKLIPYIHETGFTHVEFMPIMEHPYYPSWGYQITGYYAASSRFGGPQDFMKLVELLHENHIGVILDWVPSHFPGDAHGLYKFDGTHLYEHADPKKGFHPDWQSYIFNYGRNEVKSFLISNAFFWLDRYHIDGLRVDAVASMLYLDYSRKFGEWEPNELGGNENLEAVAFLKEFNEAVSKYFPNVQSIAEESTSWSGVSRATFHGGLGFSEKWMMGWMHDTLSYFKEDPINRGYHHDKMTFATVYGFTENFMLPLSHDEVVYGKQSLIYKMPGDEWQKFANLRSLYLYMFTFIGTKLLFMGGEFGQTSEWNVNQSLDWHLLQYKPHSSMKDFVGELNKVYKSYPALYEKAFSPEGFFWIELGDRDNSIFAYCRRGHDLENDLVVVLNLTPIVRHGFKLGVPHNGQWELLLNSDDPKFNGSGVKVKKVVKSEKEPWMGQEQSIVIDLPPLSGLIFKRKLGK, encoded by the coding sequence ATGCCTCAACCAGTTGAAGTACACTCCTTATTGTCCGAATTTGACGTTTCATTATTCAAGTCTGGACGGCATTATAAGCTTTATGAGAAATTTGGTTCTCATGAGCTTCTTGTCAATGGGGTCAAAGGAGTATATTTTGCGGTTTGGGCACCAAACGCCCAGACGGTTTCTGTTGTAGGAAACTTCAATGGATGGAATCCACATTCCCACCATCTGCATGTCCGTTGGGATAGCAGTGGGATTTGGGAAGGGTTTATCCCAGGAATAGAGAATGGTGAAGTCTATAAATACCATATCCATTCTAACACTGGTGAGCATCTTGAGAAATCTGATCCTTTTGCACTTCATACGGAGGTTCCACCGCGGACGGCATCAATTGTTGCTACTACTTGGTTTGCTTGGAATGATTCCGAGTGGATGTACAGTCGCAGAGAACACAATGCATTGGACAGACCCATGTCGGTTTATGAGATGCATTTAGGTTCTTGGATGCGTGATCCCAAGGATCCAGATCGATTTTTGAGCTATGAAGAGATTGCCGCTAAATTGATACCTTATATCCACGAAACTGGGTTTACCCATGTTGAGTTTATGCCCATCATGGAACATCCGTATTATCCATCATGGGGATACCAGATTACGGGGTATTATGCTGCAAGCTCAAGGTTTGGAGGTCCGCAGGATTTTATGAAATTGGTTGAATTGCTGCATGAGAATCATATTGGTGTGATCTTGGATTGGGTTCCATCTCATTTCCCTGGGGATGCCCATGGTCTCTATAAATTTGATGGGACACATTTATATGAGCATGCAGACCCTAAAAAAGGCTTTCATCCCGATTGGCAGTCCTATATTTTTAATTATGGTCGAAATGAAGTTAAGTCCTTTCTGATCAGTAATGCGTTTTTTTGGTTAGACCGTTATCATATCGACGGATTAAGGGTTGATGCTGTTGCGTCCATGCTTTATCTGGATTATTCACGGAAGTTTGGCGAGTGGGAACCCAATGAACTCGGTGGGAATGAAAATCTGGAAGCGGTGGCATTCTTAAAAGAATTTAATGAAGCGGTTTCGAAATATTTTCCTAATGTCCAAAGTATCGCTGAAGAATCTACCTCATGGTCAGGTGTTAGTCGTGCTACTTTCCATGGCGGATTGGGGTTTTCGGAAAAGTGGATGATGGGTTGGATGCATGACACGCTGTCCTATTTTAAGGAGGATCCTATCAATAGAGGATATCATCATGATAAGATGACTTTTGCTACGGTCTATGGATTTACGGAGAACTTTATGCTTCCCTTATCACATGATGAGGTTGTATATGGCAAACAGTCTTTGATATACAAGATGCCGGGTGACGAATGGCAGAAATTTGCCAATTTGAGATCCTTGTATTTATATATGTTCACTTTCATAGGTACTAAGCTTTTGTTTATGGGAGGTGAATTTGGTCAGACTTCTGAATGGAATGTCAATCAATCATTGGATTGGCATTTATTGCAGTATAAGCCACATTCAAGCATGAAGGATTTTGTGGGTGAACTGAATAAAGTTTATAAATCATATCCAGCATTATATGAGAAAGCTTTCAGTCCTGAGGGGTTCTTTTGGATTGAGCTTGGGGACCGCGACAACAGTATTTTTGCTTATTGCCGTAGAGGCCATGATTTGGAAAATGATTTGGTGGTGGTTTTGAATCTTACCCCAATAGTTCGTCATGGATTTAAGTTAGGTGTTCCGCATAATGGTCAATGGGAGTTGTTATTGAATTCCGATGATCCCAAATTCAATGGCAGTGGTGTAAAAGTGAAGAAAGTTGTTAAGTCAGAGAAAGAGCCATGGATGGGGCAGGAGCAGTCAATTGTGATAGATCTGCCACCATTGAGCGGTTTAATATTTAAAAGAAAACTAGGAAAATGA
- a CDS encoding response regulator — translation MINIAITDDHPLLSEGLKNILAQETFLNIVGCYPTAEALRNALNNTKIDVLLLDINLSDANGLELIAPLLKNNPELKIIILSVHNEYAVINSAFQEGAHGYIQKMHRLQKYYWEYKKF, via the coding sequence ATGATTAACATAGCAATAACTGATGACCATCCCCTTCTTTCAGAAGGTTTAAAAAACATTCTGGCCCAAGAAACTTTCTTGAATATTGTTGGTTGCTATCCTACGGCGGAAGCATTGAGAAATGCTTTGAATAACACTAAAATTGACGTTTTGCTCCTCGATATAAATTTATCCGACGCCAATGGCCTTGAATTGATTGCTCCTTTACTTAAAAATAATCCCGAACTAAAGATTATTATTTTAAGTGTACACAATGAATATGCAGTAATAAACAGTGCATTTCAAGAGGGTGCTCATGGATATATTCAAAAAATGCATCGGTTACAGAAATATTATTGGGAATACAAGAAATTCTAA
- a CDS encoding glycoside hydrolase family 31 protein, translated as MADTTKKEDFANDLLPNPDTLEEGIHHVNNPVLDLPDIEKLYLTEVKGYTQDLNAFYFSDGRSKVEVKVYSEDIIRVRLAPEGSFLVDFSYAISFKEDNYVSYELIEDDEYYKLKTSSVVCMIRKSDFNIAFADADEKVLNRDHSPMHWEENVDFGGYYVYCTKQAAADEAFFGLGDKATNLNLRGKRVKNWNSDTYSYAFNQDPLYKTVPFYIGVTEGQAYGIFFDNTFKTYFDFAAEHQDQTSFWSEGGELQYYYIHGPKMMDVVKRYHKLTGTHYMPPMWGLGYHQCRWSYYPENKVREVAYEFRKREIPCDAIYLDIDYMDGYRCFTWNKRYFPDPKKMISDLNANGFKTVVMIDPGIKVDDSYWVFKQGQENNYFCRRGDDYFMEGFVWPGRCQFPDFTNPEVRSWWGTLYKGLVDDGVAGFWNDMNEPAVFGRGTFPNDVRHQFDGHRGSHRKAHNIYGMQMVRATYDGLKKLYKNKRPFTITRAAYSGTQRYSSVWTGDNIATWEHLRIGTLQLQRLSVSGLSFCGTDIGGFTGEPDGELYTRWMQFGVFSPFMRVHSAGDTRDREPWSFGPEWEAICKKFIELRYKLLPYIYSTFWLQHKYGEPILRPIALMEQDKEKNMVREEEFGFGNQLLVSPVLHPGQQNKIVYLPEGSWYYYFDNTYYEGGQEYTIDTPLDEMPFFVRGGSIIPEYPIMQFTGERRVESLKLNLYYAEGEHESNLYSDHGETFAYEQGVYVEKHFIANCDSSQVSIMQGEDGIYTPYYNDFNLYLIGLPFEPKQITVDGVKVQLQKDEEGQNYIKLERDFKKVNIQ; from the coding sequence ATGGCAGATACAACAAAGAAGGAAGATTTCGCGAACGACTTATTACCTAACCCTGATACCTTAGAAGAAGGAATCCACCACGTAAACAACCCCGTTCTCGATTTACCAGATATAGAAAAACTTTATTTAACGGAAGTTAAAGGCTATACCCAAGACCTAAATGCGTTTTATTTTTCCGATGGACGCTCCAAAGTTGAGGTAAAAGTATATTCAGAAGATATTATTCGAGTTAGATTAGCACCAGAAGGATCTTTCTTGGTTGACTTTTCCTACGCAATCAGTTTTAAAGAAGACAATTATGTAAGCTACGAGCTGATAGAAGATGATGAATATTACAAATTAAAGACTAGCTCTGTTGTTTGTATGATTCGTAAATCAGATTTCAATATTGCTTTTGCGGATGCGGACGAAAAAGTCCTGAACAGGGATCATTCGCCCATGCACTGGGAGGAGAATGTAGATTTCGGAGGTTATTATGTTTATTGTACGAAACAAGCAGCTGCTGACGAAGCATTTTTCGGTTTAGGCGATAAAGCTACCAATTTGAACTTAAGAGGAAAAAGAGTAAAGAATTGGAATTCAGACACCTATTCATACGCTTTCAACCAAGACCCACTTTATAAGACGGTTCCGTTTTATATTGGAGTGACCGAAGGTCAGGCTTATGGGATTTTCTTTGACAATACCTTCAAAACTTATTTTGATTTTGCGGCCGAGCATCAGGATCAAACCAGTTTTTGGTCTGAGGGAGGTGAATTGCAATATTATTACATCCATGGTCCAAAGATGATGGATGTCGTAAAGCGCTATCATAAATTGACGGGTACACATTATATGCCACCGATGTGGGGGCTAGGCTATCATCAATGTCGCTGGAGTTATTATCCAGAGAATAAAGTCAGGGAAGTGGCTTATGAGTTCAGGAAGCGTGAGATTCCATGTGATGCGATCTATCTGGATATTGATTATATGGATGGTTACCGTTGTTTTACTTGGAACAAGCGTTATTTTCCAGATCCTAAGAAGATGATCTCTGATTTGAATGCCAATGGTTTCAAAACTGTTGTTATGATCGATCCGGGGATTAAGGTTGATGATAGTTATTGGGTTTTTAAGCAAGGCCAAGAGAACAATTATTTCTGCCGTAGGGGGGATGATTATTTCATGGAGGGTTTTGTTTGGCCAGGAAGATGTCAATTTCCAGATTTCACTAATCCTGAGGTTAGGTCATGGTGGGGTACTTTGTATAAAGGTTTGGTTGATGATGGTGTTGCAGGGTTTTGGAATGATATGAATGAGCCGGCAGTATTTGGTCGTGGTACTTTTCCAAATGATGTAAGGCATCAATTCGATGGTCACCGCGGATCGCACCGTAAAGCTCACAACATCTATGGTATGCAAATGGTTCGTGCAACCTATGATGGTCTTAAGAAATTATATAAAAACAAACGTCCATTTACGATTACTCGTGCTGCGTATTCTGGTACCCAGCGATATTCGTCGGTTTGGACTGGAGATAATATTGCTACCTGGGAGCACCTACGTATAGGTACGCTACAATTGCAGCGGCTTTCTGTATCGGGTTTATCTTTCTGTGGTACCGACATTGGAGGATTTACTGGTGAACCGGATGGCGAGCTATATACTCGTTGGATGCAATTTGGGGTATTTTCTCCATTTATGCGTGTTCACTCAGCCGGAGATACCCGCGATCGTGAACCATGGAGCTTTGGCCCAGAATGGGAAGCGATATGTAAGAAATTTATTGAGCTGAGATATAAATTGCTGCCCTATATTTATTCTACCTTCTGGTTACAGCATAAATATGGTGAACCTATTTTGAGACCAATTGCTTTGATGGAGCAAGACAAGGAAAAGAATATGGTAAGGGAAGAAGAATTCGGTTTTGGAAATCAATTATTGGTTTCACCAGTTCTTCATCCTGGCCAACAAAATAAAATAGTGTATTTACCTGAAGGAAGTTGGTATTACTACTTTGACAATACATATTATGAAGGAGGTCAAGAGTATACCATTGATACGCCATTGGATGAGATGCCGTTTTTCGTACGCGGGGGGTCTATTATTCCTGAATATCCAATTATGCAATTTACAGGTGAGCGTAGAGTTGAATCCTTAAAGCTAAACTTGTACTATGCTGAAGGTGAGCACGAATCAAACCTGTATTCAGATCACGGTGAAACATTTGCTTATGAGCAAGGTGTTTATGTAGAGAAACATTTCATTGCTAATTGCGATTCAAGTCAGGTCAGCATTATGCAAGGTGAAGATGGTATTTACACTCCATATTATAATGACTTCAACCTTTATTTAATCGGTCTTCCGTTTGAGCCTAAGCAAATTACGGTTGATGGAGTAAAAGTTCAACTTCAAAAGGATGAAGAAGGTCAAAATTACATTAAACTAGAACGCGATTTCAAGAAAGTTAACATTCAATAA
- a CDS encoding glycogen synthase: MKVIHLSVECFPVAKVGGLADVVGALPKYQRELGVDASVIMPFFNRKFTQENEFDVVAVGEFYQGSALLSYELLKERNDVLGFPLYLVKIPNLLDREEIYSYQDEADQWIAFQHAVLHYIQNNEISPDVLHCHDHHVGLIPFLTKWSNDFQSLKNVKTVFTVHNGQYQGWMSWSKGIIIPAFDTWKWGLLDWDGLINPIATAIKCCDAYTTVSEGYLKELYVEANGLQNLFFDERDKSVGIVNGIDTSYWDPAIDSLIDHHYTILTVDDGKADNKLKFCKEFGLDPTLPLLSYIGRFATEKGADILPELIENLLKQSSGKISIFILGSGDAEIQQRIQAVASSYNKDLAVFFGYNEQLAHRVYASSDLLIMPSRVEPCGLNQLYALKYGTIPVVRKIGGLKDTVIDVEEGGYGFLFDDVDAEEAAGTVSRAVKYLSYADNLTKTRDTAMALDYSWNKSAKKYIELYNQLV, encoded by the coding sequence ATGAAAGTCATACATTTAAGCGTAGAATGTTTTCCTGTCGCTAAGGTTGGTGGATTGGCGGATGTTGTAGGAGCATTGCCAAAGTATCAAAGGGAATTAGGTGTCGATGCCTCGGTTATCATGCCTTTTTTTAACAGGAAATTCACTCAGGAAAATGAATTTGATGTTGTGGCCGTTGGAGAATTCTACCAAGGTTCTGCATTGCTGTCCTATGAACTGTTGAAAGAGCGGAATGATGTTTTGGGATTTCCATTGTACCTTGTTAAGATTCCTAATCTTCTGGATCGGGAGGAAATTTACAGTTACCAAGACGAAGCAGATCAATGGATCGCATTTCAACATGCGGTTTTACATTATATACAAAACAACGAAATTTCCCCAGATGTCCTTCATTGCCATGATCACCATGTTGGGTTAATTCCATTTTTAACGAAATGGAGCAATGATTTTCAATCATTGAAAAACGTAAAGACGGTTTTCACTGTTCATAATGGTCAGTACCAAGGATGGATGTCATGGAGCAAGGGTATTATTATTCCAGCCTTTGATACTTGGAAATGGGGTCTATTGGATTGGGATGGATTAATAAATCCAATAGCAACGGCCATCAAATGCTGCGATGCATATACAACGGTGTCTGAAGGATATTTAAAAGAATTATATGTTGAAGCGAATGGATTGCAAAATCTATTTTTTGACGAACGTGATAAATCAGTTGGTATTGTAAATGGAATTGATACTTCCTATTGGGATCCTGCTATTGATTCCCTTATAGATCATCATTATACCATTTTGACCGTGGATGATGGTAAAGCAGATAATAAATTAAAATTCTGCAAGGAATTTGGTTTAGACCCTACGCTGCCATTATTGAGTTACATAGGTCGTTTTGCGACAGAAAAAGGGGCTGATATTTTGCCAGAATTAATAGAAAATCTTTTGAAGCAAAGCTCAGGTAAAATAAGTATATTTATACTAGGCTCTGGAGATGCGGAGATTCAGCAAAGGATTCAAGCGGTAGCAAGCAGTTACAATAAGGATTTAGCTGTTTTCTTTGGATATAATGAGCAATTGGCGCATCGTGTTTATGCGTCTTCAGATTTATTGATTATGCCTTCAAGGGTTGAGCCATGTGGGCTGAATCAATTGTACGCACTAAAATATGGTACCATTCCTGTTGTTCGTAAGATAGGTGGTTTGAAAGATACAGTTATTGATGTTGAGGAGGGAGGTTATGGATTCCTTTTCGACGATGTAGATGCCGAAGAAGCTGCTGGGACCGTTTCACGAGCCGTCAAATATTTAAGTTATGCTGACAATCTAACAAAAACTAGAGATACAGCAATGGCACTTGATTATTCATGGAACAAATCAGCAAAGAAATATATAGAGTTATATAACCAATTAGTTTAA
- a CDS encoding sugar phosphate nucleotidyltransferase has protein sequence MSHKVVSIVLGGGRGTRLFPLTDQRSKPAVPIAGKYRLVDIPISNCLNSGYNKIFVLTQYNSASLNKHIKNSYNFSIFSKGFVDILAAEQTNEGDRWFEGTADAVRRTQKNLVNVDYDYVLILSGDQLYQMDYSAMVDFHVKNGGEITIGTIPVTAKEAPGFGILKSDENNNVVSFIEKPTKDLLADWTSEVPEDLEKQGRNYLASMGIYVFSKGVMAKMLEENNGMDFGKEIIPDAIGSSKVLSFPFDSYWTDIGTISFFL, from the coding sequence ATGTCGCATAAAGTTGTTTCTATTGTATTAGGTGGGGGTCGAGGAACCCGCTTATTTCCGTTGACTGACCAACGTTCTAAGCCCGCAGTTCCAATTGCCGGGAAATACCGTTTGGTGGATATTCCGATATCAAATTGTCTTAACTCTGGCTACAATAAGATATTTGTACTGACACAATACAACTCTGCATCTTTGAACAAACACATCAAGAACTCTTACAACTTCAGTATTTTCAGTAAGGGTTTTGTGGATATTTTAGCTGCTGAGCAGACCAATGAGGGTGATCGTTGGTTTGAGGGTACTGCGGATGCTGTAAGAAGGACGCAAAAGAATTTGGTAAATGTGGATTATGACTATGTTCTAATCCTTTCTGGCGACCAGTTATATCAAATGGATTACTCTGCCATGGTTGATTTCCATGTCAAAAATGGTGGTGAGATCACGATTGGAACAATACCAGTGACCGCAAAAGAAGCCCCTGGTTTTGGTATTCTAAAGTCTGACGAGAACAATAATGTGGTTTCATTTATTGAAAAACCTACCAAGGATTTATTGGCAGATTGGACCTCAGAAGTTCCTGAGGACCTAGAAAAACAAGGGCGAAATTACTTGGCATCGATGGGTATTTATGTATTCTCAAAAGGTGTCATGGCAAAGATGTTGGAAGAGAATAATGGAATGGACTTCGGTAAGGAAATTATTCCTGACGCTATTGGTTCTTCGAAGGTTTTAAGCTTTCCATTCGATAGTTATTGGACAGATATCGGTACTATTTCTTTCTTTCTTTGA